DNA sequence from the Coffea arabica cultivar ET-39 chromosome 11c, Coffea Arabica ET-39 HiFi, whole genome shotgun sequence genome:
GCCCAGAAGCGACCAGTGGCACGATCATAAGGATCTGAGGGAAGGATTGAAGGGCCTGAGCTCCAGACCTCATCAATATATTCGACAATGACCAAAGATTCACAGATGGGCTGGTCATTATGAATCATAACAGGAATTTTTTTGTGAACAGGATTTGATTTGAGCAAGAGCTCACTCTTGGAACCAAATTTTTCCTCAAGAAACTCGTATTTAACGGACTTAATGTTTAGTGCAATTTGAGCCCTATTCACAAAGGGGCTAGGCCATGCACCAATCAATTTCACATCATCCTTAGCCATGGGACAAAAATTGTGAAttggagggggaaaaaaaagagatgagGTTAGAAGTGGCTGGCCTCTAGACTGTAATATGAAAGAAATAGAGGATGTGGTCGTCCTTGATGTGCGCTGTATTTATAGTTGAGGTCCTTGGGCAAGAAGGCATAGGAAAGACGGCGAAGCATTAAAGCCGGAAGAGTCGGTGTAATTTCATCCAAGCAAGGTCATTTGTCAGGTTTGAATGGGTACTCGGAAGGATGATTTCCGGTCCTTTGAGGgggttgaaacttgaaagggGGAGGTAGGCTGATTGGTACGCTAATTCAcgaatcacttttttatttttgtagcaAATATTATGGAATCTAGATGTTCCTTAATAGATGTTTATTcaccaagaaaacaaagaaaagaaaaagatgctTCAACGAGGAAAATAGATTCTGATTCCACCAGCAACACcaattgcttttgtttttcttttaaaatttttgtatttccAAAATCTTTGCATTCTGAATTGAGATGTATAGTCTGCAAGGTTTTAATGTGTAGTTTGTTCAAGATGTATTTAGCAAGTCAATCGGAACTACAACGTCAAAGGGTATCAAAACCAGATATTGACATCGGAAACCGTCCAACTAAAGCCGCCAAATTTGAGGTTGGTAAGTGGTAATGAAGCCATTGTAATAAGTGAAGCAGTCAAGAAGAACTCGAGGTTGTTGGTAAAATGTATGGCTCAGACTCCTCCtcccattttctaatttctttcTCCTGtgttttatttaaatttaaagaaTGTATATAAAGTGGGAATGGAGATTGCCAAAACATGGTGGTCCTCCCATGTGCAGTGCACATGCATATTTTGTaagaatttgttttttttttaggtaaaaTTCTTTTGTGTCTTGGAGCTCTTTTTTGTGTCTTGGAAACCAAAAGAAATCAAGTGTGTCTATATGAAATGCATAAAAACAGGAACGATGCTTTAGCTTTAAGGGGCCCGAGGCAAAAGCCTCGTTTTATTCCTCTCTTGCCATTTGcatcttctctttcttttctcacttgtcaaaattcaaaaatcaccatATGCAACTCAACCCCCTTCACGCCTCTCCATTTTTCCCTCTCTAAAAACCCCAGACAATTGTTATGACCCACTGCCATGATCATCATCTCTAAGGATCCTTTGCGACTGTTTCCTTTCGGAATTAGGTTACTTGGAGAATTAACGAAAGCGAGTGGAACTGGTGGAATGTGTCAGCAGTGGTCTCAGCAAATTAATACAGTCCGGATTTGGGTATTGCTGTACTTATTAACTGTGGGATTGATGTGATTGTTAAGGCAAGCTTATAGAGTGGTTATGGCGAAAAGGTTTGAAGGTAAATCCTGCCTAGAGCTGGTGAAAATGGAGGCAACTACGGCAACAGTGGAGTTGTGTGCAGTACCAATGGCTCAATTGTGTTAATGGAGAATGATCCATTCAACGTTACAGGGCAATTTAATTCCAGATCCAATGGCTCAATTGTGTTATGTAGAATGATCCATTGAACGTTACAGGGATTTAGACAAGTTTCATTCTTGTTAATCGTTTGCCTATACCACCATTTACCCATTTGTTGGCTTCCAGGGGTTGCATCCATCTTTTGCTAAGATGCTTCATTATAGTACCGCTTCATTCTTTCCTAACGCCTAAAACATGTATGCAATTTATTTTCAACTACTGAATTATACTATTAAAAAGTATTCTCCTTAAGAAATTAACAACTAACTAAGCCCAATTTTTTATCATTATTAACTTTTACTGGGcatattcaaaaatattttgctAGTTTGGTGGAAAGCACCCTTCCACGACAACCATTTTACGGTCGCTCGATTCCCAAGCAAATTAATTCAAACGTTATCTTGTGAGGGACCCACGTCCCCTACTttctattttaaaatatttttttattaaaaaagtcaaaaatatcTTTTAAGCTCCTTTGCCGGTAcacttcttttctttaattatatgcatatatatatatatatatatgtatgttacCATCCATATGCATATCAAATCACTATTATTACAAAGTTAGATTTTCGAAACAGGATGAAATAATTGAGACGGAGGGAGGAATTCTATTTTATGGGGGTGGAtcatattttgtttttgtttactACCCACTAGACAAGATATGACTATTCTTATTGCTTGATGATCAACAATTAATATTAGTGCTATTAATTGATGCACATGGATCgtgtaataatttttttgagaGATAAGAAAAAATCTTCATGTATTGTTGAGTACTTGATTAGTAAAATTGCGTACAGttatattttattattgatattttttggtttaatttgaGTAGAATTCTATGATTTTTTGGTATATTGTGGAGAATTTCGCTTTTATCATGCATTATCTTATCAAATAATCTTTATTAAATAGGTTTGGATATATCATATATGTTACATGTGCACAATTTGAGACTAATATTTAACCTGGATCATATGACATATATATGAAAGATAATATgtcaagagttttttttttttttttggggtacaaTACAGTCAAACTTCAAGATTAAATGTTGGACCATTAATAATTCCTCGACCCTCGTCCAACGATACTTAATGAATAAGGCTAGCACCCTAATTAACGCCCCGCTGCTAGCTAACTTTGCTACATAAATTCCTCCTTTAAGAAATGGGCCCAAAACCAAACTGAAAAAGTCGCTACCCCATCCCATAAGTTATCTTCTTGTGGGCAACCCTTGTAAATGCCCAAtgtacaaaatttcaaatcCTTGTACGGTCTTGGCCAGCTAAGTTGAACTTAACGACATCGAATCGGCCGATTTGGAATGCAACCCCAAATCATCCTAAATGATAATTGGTCTGGCCCTGAATCGCTCCTACAGCGTTGCTGCTAGTCACTATTCAACAACTCAACGCTATTTTTTATTGAGCAAATTATCCTAATGGTCATTAAATTTTTAGAATCataaaattttaatcactgaATTATTAAACGTCTCATTTTAGCCACTGAACTATCTAATGTTTAGGTCGTgcttggattgtaattttttggagtttttgtagaaaatgtACTGTAAccatttgatatatgtgagataaaaagacgATTGAAAATGTGTTCATGAAAACATAGAGACCTTTTAGTGATTGTAGTTTTCTGGATTTTCTATCGAAAGACTATTGTAACGAgttgatatatatgagataaaagagtgattgaaaaatgtgttcacgataaatgcaatatttttttttgaaaaattgtagtCCAAACAAAGCCTTAGAGTTCGAaccattttatcaaatttaatcattaactatgcctttttcttttgtctCGTGAATCGTGCGAGTACTCAGATTTGTCATGTTTAACGATGAAATCTAATGAAATGATCTAAAAATCTAAACATTAGATAGTTTAATAGTCAAAACCAGACTTTTAATTGTTTAATGGTCAAAACTcaacgattccaaaagttttgtGGCCATAAAataatttgctttttttttatatttattctacCCTTCTTTTGGCGGtgattccaaaagtttggtGGTGATTATCGTGTCGTGAATCATTTCTTTAACATAGCGTTTCGAATGCTAATTACTCACAATGGATAGCATTAGCGCCTAGCCATCCACTTCTGATTTTCGCCTAATATTTAAAGCAGTTTATATAATACTAACAGCTTTCTGACAAGAACGTGACCATGTGATCAGGGCCCTCCATGTCCTTTAACGTTTTTCTGATCCAATGAACCAAATCTATCTCCCAACGAAACAGCCCACTATGCTCAGTTGTTTATGCATGCCAAAAAAGCAATTCAAGGATCCAAATCCTCAAGCGATTCACTTGTTTCAGATTAAAATTTCTCCACTGAGAAGCCGTTATCTTCGAATTTTGCTGTAAGCGCAGATCAGTACGCTAGTGGAGAACACAACACCCCTTCTTGTTTAGATTCCTTGCAATCTGGATGTTCAAAtgagcaacaaaaacaagaagaaatgtGTACAGATATCACCAGTACTAGTGTCCAAGACTTTTAGCCAACTTTTGCCTGTAttatatttttgtcattttttttttcacaagaaGAAGTTGCTTTCCTATCCTTTTCAACTACCGCCCTTTCCACTGAGATTTGCAGGTGGACAAGTCAAATTAGGACCTGAATTATTGCTCAACTTGGTTGCCTCAAGTCTTCTCACATTTATCAACTTTTTAGCTTTCTAGTTGGAGGGTACTTTACTCAATCAAGCGTGTAACAAGTTCAAATTTACTGAGCAAACATTCGCCAACTGAAAATGGTCCCAGGAAATTGGAATAGTCATCTCCTTCTGGAAGCCTTTGATACATTTCTAACCCCATTTGCAGTGTTGACTCTTCAGTGGAAACTGGAAAATGATAAGCTTTGTGCGCATATGCGAGTCCTTCTTTTCTGAGGTGGAAGATATAAAATAAGGTAGCTCCCTTTGTTGCACGTTCTTGTCCTCTCTTCTTATCTGCCAATGGCTGATGTCCTTCATGTGCTCTCATTCTTTTGTCTTCTTCTCTCGTTACCTCATCCGTCATCCACACTCCCCTTGTGTACAGACTTGAGTAAGCCTCCCTTTATCTTTCTTTGTTTGCATAtttgtgatttgcttattttaTATGGTTCTGTTTTGAAAATGAGATATCATTATAAACAGGGGCACCAGTCACTCCAAAAAAGCCTTTGGCTTTTTGCCCATACAATGGCAGTCTCTGCTGTGACTCATCTGAGGATTTGCAACTACAGAAGCGTTTTGATGCAATGAACGTAACTGATGCTGCCTGTGCATCTGCAGTGAAATCCATTTTATGTGCAGTGAGTGTTtgctttttctaattttcttttatctGCATTATCACTCTTTCACATTCATTTGTGGGTGAACTGAAGTTCGCAAAGTACATGAATGTTGAATAGTACGAGTCATCATGGATGGAATGttagttatttttgttcaaCCCCTTGACAAATACTGAGACAAAGTACGTTTTCCCTGGCATGTCTACATCTGAAACCAATTTTTCTATTATCCTCGAGTTGTACATGTTCGACTTGCAGATCTTAGACTCTTAGTATGCTGTTAAAAGTTGGCCAGCAAATGATTATTCAACTAGATTTGCTGGACTATGTTTTACATCATGGTAGCTTGCTTCAAGCTTAGTTTTGGATCATTATCTTTGCAGACCTGTGATCAGTTCTCAGCAGATCTATTTGAGGTTAAACTGGGGCCGCGGCCTGTTCCTGTTCTTTGTAACTCCACGACTGATGGAGGCTCATCATCCAAAAGCCAGACGGATGGTAGTTTTTGCTCAAATGTGTGGGATGTTTGTCAAAACATATCAATATTGGATTCCCCTTTTGCTCCTTCATTAAAAACCAAGACTGAAGTGCCGCAGAATTCGACTGAATCGAAGCTAACTGATCTCTGGCAATCAAAAACAGAGTTTTGTAATGCATTTGGTGGCGTCTCCAATGAAGATTCAATTTGTTTTAGTGGTAAGCAAGTTTCACTGGACAAAACCGAAACATTGCTTCCTCCAAGAGGCATGTGTCTGGAGAAAGTTGGTGAAAAATCATACCTCAACATGGCAGCACATCCTGATGGATCTAACCGTGCATTTTTTTCTGATCAACCTGGTAGAGTTTGGTTGGCTACAATTCCCGAGCAAGACTCAGGGGAAGCTTTAGGACTAGATGTATCTAGCCCATTTGTTGATTTAACAGATGAAGTTTACTTTGATACCAAATTTGGAATGATGGGAATGGCATTTCATCCAAACTTTTCACAGAATGGACGTTTTTTTGCCTCATATAACTGTGATAAGACCAAGTCGCCAGATTGTACCGGAAGGTGTGCCTGTAACTCTGATGTTGGTTGTGATCCTTCAAAGATAGGTTCTTCGGAGGGAACTCAGCCATGCCAGGATTATGTTGTGGTTGCAGAGTTCAGTGCTAATGGGACTGCATCAAACCCCTCAATGGTATGAATAATCTTCACTTTCGGATGACAGACCATAAATATGGCTTTCGCTTAAGGTTGTTTCTGGAGGACTACAATTTTAGGCCATGAAATGGGGGTAAAATGATTATTAGTATCTTCCTGCTTATCTGAGTTTTCTATATATTTTCAGGCGAAAAATGCCAATCCTTTTGAAGTTAGAAGAATTTTCACAATGGGACTACCTTTTGGATCTAATCATGGTGGCCAGATTCTTTTCGGCCCAGAAGATGGATATCTGTACTATATGATGGGAGATGGCGGTAGTAAGGGTGATCCTTACAATTTCGCCCAAAATAAGAAGTCTTTGCTAGGAAAGATTCTCAGGCTTGATGTAAATAACATACCTAGTAAGTCTTCTCCTAACTCTATCCGCACTAGTTTCCTTTGGTTTTCTTAGTTTAAGATGGGGTcacaaaaaatcctaaaaaaaaaaaaaaaagattagctTAATTGACTTCCTTCTTGTTCCATGAATCTTTATTATAAAGGAATAAACAATTTTACTTGCTTATTCTTCTTTTGAATGCATGATTGTTAATAGGTCAGGAAGAAATAGTTGATCTTGGTCTATGGGGAAACTATTCTGTACCTCACGATAATCCATTCTCtgaagataaagaattggagCCAGAAATTTGGGCCCTGGGTTTGAGGGATCCTTGGCGCTGCAGCTTTGATGTAGAAAGGCCTTCTTATTTCCTTTGTGCAGATACTGGGGAGGTTCAAACTTGAAACATTGTCTTGCTTTCGCTCTTTCTCTACACTTTCTTGCTTCACTTCATGTAAATGTAAGCCACTTTGGTAGAATATTTCAATTATCCCCATCACTGACCATGCTGCGCTCGCAAAAAATTCTCTAGGATCAATACGAGGAGGTGGATATCATCACAAAGGGAGGAAATTATGGATGGCGCGTTTTTGAAGGGCCTATTCCTTTTCAACCTCAACAGACTCCAGGAGGGAATacttcaattgattcaattaaTCCCATTTTCCCTGTGGTGGGATACAGTCACTCTGACGTAAACAAGAAGGAAGGATCAGCAGCAATATCAGGTGGCTACGTTTATCGCTCCAAGACTGATCCATGCCTGTATGGAAGGTaagtttttgccaaaaaaaaaaaaaaaaaaaaaccattaatAGATTTCTCTATAGAAGCTGATTAAAAGCAGTCAACTGATATTCCAAAATGCCTGTGCAGTTACCTGTATGGAGATTTGTATGCTAAAAACATTTGGGCAGCTGCAGAAAACCCCAAGAATAGCGGCAACTTTTCAACTACAGATATTCCTTTCACTTGTGCTGCTGATTCCCCACTTCCATGCAGCTCGGTGCCCAACAGTCCTCTTCCTGCTTTAGGTTATGTATTCTCTTTTGGACAGGATAATAGGAATGATGTTTTCATCCTTACTCAGAGTGGTGTATACAGAGTAGTTCGACCAAGTCGCTGTAATTACACTTGCTCCAAGGAAAAAGAGGTGGCCGTACCCCCtcgtcctcctcctcctccttcatGCAGTCATCTTCTTGTTCCACTATCAAAGTTGGTGCCTTCTCTGTCTTTTTTTGTGCTTTTTGTAGGTCTGATCTTGTAACATAATTACGAATATCTTGGATAAATCTTGAGAACTTGGCAACATCTAATTAGTCTTCATTGATTAATGTATTCTGGAATTACCTTTTCTTGCAGAGGCTTGAACATTTTAGCATGTAAGGTGAGAAGGTCTAAATATTCATGGGATGAAAAAACCTCTTGTTCCTGTCCTATACACAACCCCTGGTGATTTGGTTAAAGCGTCAccgttaattttttttttttgttaaaactaaAGGTTAATAATAAAagatcaaaatcaaaataataaattgTTAAATTTATCCTTTCATTACTTCTCTTTTATTTTCCtccaaacataaaaaagaagaaattgaaataaaaaaaatagatgaataagaactagaaaataccattaaaaattaatttggtttaaaaacctataacgatatttataatataaaaagatttggtattttttatttcttatttatttgttttatatttctcttccatctttttgtttcttatttatttatttttatttcccttccatctcttttgtatttggagaaaattaagattttgtaAACCAAAGTATAGATGAATTTGTCAtataaaagagagaaagaaaagagtaGTAAAAGGATGAATTTgttaatttattagtttgacTTTGGTTTTTCATTATGAATCGTTAGTTTTAACAGAAAAAACTATTggtgacactttaatccaaatcatgagaGGGTTATATATTAGTTTTTAGATTACAAGGGAATTATGTAGTAAAACACCAAATCACAGAAGATAAATTATACCCTTTGTTACATAACTTCCATTGCGAGTTGTCAAGTAGCAAAAAGAACATTTTAACGAGAATATCTACCAAATTTTGGATATGTGGTACATTATTTGATGTATATTATCATATTATAGTGAAAGaatgtaaataaatttttaaaaattagtaaataattgaacatttaaaatacataatttttttaaattaatatgAATGAGCATGTAGAACTGttgttaatttttatatttaaattattcttatttgtataaattcacaataaataaaaaaagaccGTGCTAAGGCACGAGTAAAATTCTAATTATGTAGTAAAACACCAAATCACAGGGAGGTAAATTATACCCTTTGTTATATAACTTCCATTGCAGAGAAGGATATTCCGATAATTGTTTGTTTGATGTTGAAAACTTGAACACAAGAGAGACTTTAAAGAAAGGCTATCATTTTATCTATATAAAACTTTTGACAAGATTTATTAAAAGTGATAACAGATACATACATGCAGGAGATCTTGCCCGACCATTTTTCTGCCCAAAAAAAATGCCTATCTACAAATGTTGAAAccaccaacaaaaaaaaaaaaaactgttgtaCAAAAACTCGAAGAGCGTCCAAGTCAAGCTCTCTATGTACTCGAAGAACAGGACTGCCTTGTGCGCCATAAACTTCTAACACTGAGGACAGCAACATACAACGtgtgaaaagaaataaatatatcTTTGCGCGACAGAATTTCCATCCGCAGAGTTGCTAGCTCTTCCTTCTGCATGCGCTCACTTCCTGCAAGGTTAATAAAAGAAATTACG
Encoded proteins:
- the LOC113715606 gene encoding HIPL1 protein gives rise to the protein MADVLHVLSFFCLLLSLPHPSSTLPLCTDLRAPVTPKKPLAFCPYNGSLCCDSSEDLQLQKRFDAMNVTDAACASAVKSILCATCDQFSADLFEVKLGPRPVPVLCNSTTDGGSSSKSQTDGSFCSNVWDVCQNISILDSPFAPSLKTKTEVPQNSTESKLTDLWQSKTEFCNAFGGVSNEDSICFSGKQVSLDKTETLLPPRGMCLEKVGEKSYLNMAAHPDGSNRAFFSDQPGRVWLATIPEQDSGEALGLDVSSPFVDLTDEVYFDTKFGMMGMAFHPNFSQNGRFFASYNCDKTKSPDCTGRCACNSDVGCDPSKIGSSEGTQPCQDYVVVAEFSANGTASNPSMAKNANPFEVRRIFTMGLPFGSNHGGQILFGPEDGYLYYMMGDGGSKGDPYNFAQNKKSLLGKILRLDVNNIPSQEEIVDLGLWGNYSVPHDNPFSEDKELEPEIWALGLRDPWRCSFDVERPSYFLCADTGEDQYEEVDIITKGGNYGWRVFEGPIPFQPQQTPGGNTSIDSINPIFPVVGYSHSDVNKKEGSAAISGGYVYRSKTDPCLYGSYLYGDLYAKNIWAAAENPKNSGNFSTTDIPFTCAADSPLPCSSVPNSPLPALGYVFSFGQDNRNDVFILTQSGVYRVVRPSRCNYTCSKEKEVAVPPRPPPPPSCSHLLVPLSKLVPSLSFFVLFVGLIL